One segment of Hippopotamus amphibius kiboko isolate mHipAmp2 chromosome 2, mHipAmp2.hap2, whole genome shotgun sequence DNA contains the following:
- the LOC130846661 gene encoding mitochondrial intermembrane space import and assembly protein 40-like has protein sequence MACCRQQGKDGIIFVTKEDHDTPSNAELVADDRNDAYEEHGLILPNGDINWNRPCLGGGWPAALAGEQFKEAFPCLHYYAEDVKGLDSVDQFRAMQECMQKYPDLYPQEEEEEKPVEPLKEAAVAEATTTKEEEGSS, from the coding sequence ATGGCCTGCTGCCGGCAGCAAGGGAAGGATGGTATCATATTTGTGACCAAAGAAGACCATGACACTCCAAGCAACGCGGAGCTGGTGGCTGACGACCGCAATGATGCGTACGAGGAGCACGGACTGATCCTGCCCAACGGAGACATCAACTGGAACCGCCCGTGCCTTGGCGGGGGTTGGCCAGCGGCCCTTGCGGGGGAACAGTTCAAGGAGGCCTTTCCCTGCTTACACTACTACGCAGAGGATGTCAAGGGGTTGGACAGTGTAGACCAGTTCCGGGCCATGCAGGAGTGCATGCAGAAGTACCCGGACCTCTatccccaggaggaggaggaggagaagccagTGGAGCCTTTAAAGGAAGCAGCTGTCGCTGAGGCCACCACAACCAAAGAAGAGGAGGGATCGAGCTAA